From Triticum aestivum cultivar Chinese Spring chromosome 4A, IWGSC CS RefSeq v2.1, whole genome shotgun sequence, a single genomic window includes:
- the LOC123081884 gene encoding ocs element-binding factor 1-like encodes MEMIPPAAASSAPPRHGGAVTEEERQRKRKTSNRLSAQRSRIKRQQREDNLVVRAAQLEIDNNAMRVTTALVQQQCSLVEQQNRVLFADARCLYSLLQQQNSQLRMLGQITGVPMDVQEIPVHLTQLYGGLQTPPPPPLPLPPEIQMMFQPEQLDDIMDDAGSLPWL; translated from the coding sequence ATGGAGATGATTCCGCCGGCTGCGGCGTCGTCGGCGCCACCACGCCATGGCGGCGCGGTCACCGAGGAGGAGCGGCAGCGCAAACGGAAGACCTCAAACCGCCTCTCAGCGCAGAGGTCTCGCATAAAGAGGCAGCAGCGCGAGGACAATCTGGTCGTGCGCGCGGCCCAGCTCGAGATCGACAACAACGCCATGCGTGTCACCACCGCCCTCGTGCAGCAGCAATGCAGCCTGGTCGAGCAGCAGAACCGTGTGCTCTTCGCAGACGCTCGTTGCCTCTACAGCCTTCTCCAGCAGCAAAACTCCCAGCTCCGCATGCTCGGTCAGATCACCGGCGTTCCGATGGACGTGCAGGAAATCCCCGTCCACCTCACGCAGCTGTACGGCGGCCTgcagacgccaccgccgccgcccctgcccttgcCGCCGGAGATTCAGATGATGTTCCAGCCGGAGCAGCTCGATGATATCATGGACGATGCAGGGAGTCTCCCGTGGCTCTGA